Proteins encoded together in one Drosophila albomicans strain 15112-1751.03 chromosome 2R, ASM965048v2, whole genome shotgun sequence window:
- the LOC127566100 gene encoding golgin subfamily A member 6-like protein 6 isoform X1, with amino-acid sequence MSENLKEGNADTMEEIKGVLKDFSTARQALIVGVLRVLSDAMEHLKISIILPKMLENPKLVVKVLTGSSHERAIKLVQDFARRREIIIKEQRNPLMDHGMIMIIDYFQSHNDIYKLFQDYFQHLTAKEQKLIRSFEMLLESAKRHLEKDSIAHIQEERRLLKIYQENKRLKKYIARNRVKIALFNKTKRWKVMTRAVYTDKVLHEWDEKKIENEQFLENEADKINRKIRNYEKASVDNQNQIEQELNVTKIEFKKQDKESKITEKRTREEKNKLLLQLQSVVRKYDTTMAEKIIENLDVEDKLEKANKELNNFMVTYRAEEKIYNEIVVKRELREEREKMQKILKYMMNRAARKIQKYWKKWRKELKAKSKVRRVKKKY; translated from the exons atgTCGGAGAACCTTAAAGAAGGTAATGCAGATACAATGGAGGAAATAAAGGGCGTTTTAAAGG ATTTTAGTACTGCCCGTCAAGCGCTGATAGTAGGAGTTCTGCGAGTTCTGTCAGATGCAATGGAACATCTTAAAATATCGATAATATTACCAAAAATGTTAGAGAACCCAAAATTAGTGGTTAAGGTGCTGACTGGATCATCACATGAGCGAGCTATCAAATTAGTTCAAGACTTTGCTCGAAGGCgcgaaattataataaaagagCAAAGAAATCCTTTGATGGATCACGGCATGATTATGATAATTGACTACTTTCAGAGCCAcaatgatatatataaactatttCAAGATTATTTCCAACATTTAACCGCCAAGGAACAGAAACTTATAAGAAGCTTTGAAATGCTGTTGGAGTCCGCTAAGCGACATCTGGAGAAGGATTCGATTGCCCACATTCAAGAGGAGCGCCGTCTCTTAAAAATTTATCAGGAAAACAAAAggctaaaaaaatatattgccaGAAACAGGGTTAAAATAGCATTATTCAACAAAACGAAGCGATGGAAAGTAATGACGAGAGCAGTATATACAGATAAAGTCCTACATGAGTGggatgaaaaaaaaatcgaaaatgagCAGTTCCTTGAAAATGAAGC tgATAAAATAAATCGTAAGATTCGCAATTACGAAAAGGCAAGCGTGGataatcaaaatcaaatcgaGCAAGAGCTAAACGTtacgaaaattgaatttaaaaaacaagatAAAGAAAGCAAAATTACAGAGAAACGCACACGTGAAGAGAA AAACAAGCTTTTGTTACAGCTTCAAAGCGTGGTAAGAAAATATGATACCACGATGGCTGAGAAAATAATTGAGAATCTCGATGTAGAAGATAAGTTGGAAAAAGCGAATAAAGAATTAAACAACTTTATGGTAACCTATCGAGCAGAAGAAAAAATCTACAATGAAATTGTAGTGAAGCGCGAATTACGTGAAGAACGTgaaaaaatgcagaaaattctaaaatatatgaTGAATCGTGCTGcccgaaaaatacaaaaatattggaAAAAGTGGCGCAAAGAGTTGAAGGCGAAATCAAAAGTGAGACGTgtcaaaaagaaatattaa
- the LOC127566100 gene encoding uncharacterized protein LOC127566100 isoform X2, whose product MSENLKEGNADTMEEIKGVLKDFSTARQALIVGVLRVLSDAMEHLKISIILPKMLENPKLVVKVLTGSSHERAIKLVQDFARRREIIIKEQRNPLMDHGMIMIIDYFQSHNDIYKLFQDYFQHLTAKEQKLIRSFEMLLESAKRHLEKDSIAHIQEERRLLKIYQENKRLKKYIARNRVKIALFNKTKRWKVMTRAVYTDKVLHEWDEKKIENEQFLENEADKINRKIRNYEKASVDNQNQIEQELNVTKIEFKKQDKESKITEKRTREENFKAW is encoded by the exons atgTCGGAGAACCTTAAAGAAGGTAATGCAGATACAATGGAGGAAATAAAGGGCGTTTTAAAGG ATTTTAGTACTGCCCGTCAAGCGCTGATAGTAGGAGTTCTGCGAGTTCTGTCAGATGCAATGGAACATCTTAAAATATCGATAATATTACCAAAAATGTTAGAGAACCCAAAATTAGTGGTTAAGGTGCTGACTGGATCATCACATGAGCGAGCTATCAAATTAGTTCAAGACTTTGCTCGAAGGCgcgaaattataataaaagagCAAAGAAATCCTTTGATGGATCACGGCATGATTATGATAATTGACTACTTTCAGAGCCAcaatgatatatataaactatttCAAGATTATTTCCAACATTTAACCGCCAAGGAACAGAAACTTATAAGAAGCTTTGAAATGCTGTTGGAGTCCGCTAAGCGACATCTGGAGAAGGATTCGATTGCCCACATTCAAGAGGAGCGCCGTCTCTTAAAAATTTATCAGGAAAACAAAAggctaaaaaaatatattgccaGAAACAGGGTTAAAATAGCATTATTCAACAAAACGAAGCGATGGAAAGTAATGACGAGAGCAGTATATACAGATAAAGTCCTACATGAGTGggatgaaaaaaaaatcgaaaatgagCAGTTCCTTGAAAATGAAGC tgATAAAATAAATCGTAAGATTCGCAATTACGAAAAGGCAAGCGTGGataatcaaaatcaaatcgaGCAAGAGCTAAACGTtacgaaaattgaatttaaaaaacaagatAAAGAAAGCAAAATTACAGAGAAACGCACACGTGAAGAGAA CTTCAAAGCGTGGTAA
- the LOC127566101 gene encoding band 7 protein AGAP004871-like gives MVIITFPISIFICYFRVDEYDRAIIFRLGRVRKNARGPGLVWHLPCIDSYRLVDLRTRVEVIPSQDAITKDSISNVHESTLFIAQTTLRNMVGSLTLHELLISRQILSEKITIAVDHATEKWGVKIERVELKDINLPDSLQRSLASEAEALRDARAKIISAEGELKASQALKEASNVMAENEITLQLRHLQTLSSVAQEHNLTIVYPFPMEMMSAFTNSGGDVPKKDTDKFSDISSRDGSILFSSLVSSIFRRTPEEITPATSLINNNNAEHPEVNAEKKIVPNIIEYKLDGNAKSTQTDFPK, from the exons ATGGTGATAATCACTTTTCCCAtctcaatatttatatgttattttcGAGTAGACGAATATGATCGAGCTATAATATTTCGTCTCGGTCGCGTTAG AAAGAATGCTCGAGGACCAGGCTTGGTCTGGCATTTGCCATGCATTGATAGTTACCGATTGGTGGATCTTCGTACCAGGGTGGAAGTGATACCCTCTCAGGATGCGATTACTAAGGACTCA ATCTCAAATGTTCATGAATCAACTTTGTTTATTGCACAGACGACATTGAGGAATATGGTTGGGTCCTTGACACTGCATGAGTTGCTCATATCTAGACAAATATTGTCTGAGAAGATAACAATTGCTGTTGATCACGCAACCGAAAAGTGGGGAGTCAAAATTGAAAGAGTTGAATT AAAGGACATAAATTTGCCTGACAGTCTGCAGCGCTCATTAGCATCCGAGGCTGAAGCACTGAGAGATGCTCGTGCTAAGATTATATCTGCAGAGGGCGAGCTAAAGGCTTCGCAAGCACTAAAGGAAGCATCCAATGTGATGGCTGAAAACGAAATTACTCTCCAG ttaCGCCATTTGCAGACATTATCATCGGTAGCTCAAGAGCACAATCTTACTATAGTATATCCATTTCCCATGGAAATGATGTCAGCATTTACAAATAGTGGTGGAGATGTTCCCAAAAAGGATACAGATAAATTCAGCGATATATCGTCGCGTGATGgttcgattttattttcatctcTGGTATCATCAATTTTTAGAAGAACTCCTGAAGAGATAACCCCAGCCACTTCGcttattaataacaataatgcaGAACATCCAGAAGTTAACGccgaaaagaaaattgttcccaatataattgaataca AGTTGGATGGCAACGCTAAGTCAACCCAAACTGACTTTCCTAAGTAG